One Rosa chinensis cultivar Old Blush chromosome 5, RchiOBHm-V2, whole genome shotgun sequence genomic region harbors:
- the LOC112201382 gene encoding hydroxyproline O-arabinosyltransferase PLENTY: MIGRKSTGRVSPILLVLLALGFSFATYNLLSIVIHNKASYSALLLADESELLKEPVIWRAENASRAGNLNSKFHVALTATDAPYSQWQSRIMYYWYKKVQGMPGSDMGNFTRVLHSGNADNLMDEIPTVVVDPLPEGLDQGYIVLNRPWAFVQWLEKATIEEEYILMAEPDHIFVNPLPNLAHGNSPAGFPFFYIKPAENARIIRKFYPKEKGPVTDVDPIGNSPVIIKKSLLEEIAPTWVNISLRMKDDVETDKAFGWVLEMYAYAVASALHGVQHVLRKDFMLQPPWDLEVGKRFIIHYTYGCDYNLKGELTYGKVGKWRFDKRSYLSGPPPRNLSLPPPGVPESVVRLVKMVNEATANIPGWDID, from the exons ATGATCGGGAGAAAAAGTACTGGACGCGTATCACCAATACTTTTGGTGCTTTTGGCACTTGGGTTTTCCTTTGCTACATATAACTTGCTAAGCATAGTAATACACAACAAAGCTTCCTACTCGGCGCTTTTGCTGGCAGATGAATCGGAATTATTAAAAGAACCAGTTATTTGGAGGGCCGAAAATGCAAGTAGAGCAGGAAATTTGAACTCAAAGTTTCATGTTGCGCTTACAGCCACTGATGCTCCCTATAGCCAATGGCAGTCTCGAATTATGTATTACTGGTACAAAAAGGTACAAGGCATGCCTGGATCAGATATGGGAAATTTCACTCGAGTTTTACATTCCGGAAATGCTGACAATTTGATGGATGAGATTCCAACTGTTGTTGTTGATCCACTCCCAGAAGGCTTGGATCAG GGCTATATTGTCCTAAATAGACCATGGGCTTTTGTGCAATGGCTGGAGAAAGCAACAATTGAGGAaga ATACATTCTAATGGCCGAACCTGACCATATATTTGTAAATCCTTTGCCCAACTTGGCACATGGAAATAGTCCAGCaggatttccatttttctacatTAAACCAGCTGAAAATGCAAGAATAATTAGGAAATTTTATCCCAAGGAAAAAGGTCCTGTGACTGATGTTGATCCCATTGGCAATTCTCCTGTAATCATAAAGAAG TCCTTGCTGGAAGAAATTGCTCCCACATGGGTGAACATTTCTTTGAGAATGAAGGATGACGTAGAGACTGATAAGGCTTTTGGATGGGTGCTTGAGAT GTATGCATATGCTGTAGCATCTGCATTGCATGGTGTGCAGCATGTTCTTCGTAAAGACTTTATGCTGCAG CCTCCATGGGATTTGGAAGTTGGGAAGAGGTTCATCATCCATTATACATATGGATGTGACTACAATTTAaag GGGGAACTGACTTATGGGAAGGTTGGAAAATGGCGTTTTGACAAGAGATCATATCTCAGTGGTCCTCCACCAAGAAACCTCTCCTTGCCCCCTCCAGGAGTTCCTGAAAGTGTG GTAAGGCTTGTGAAGATGGTTAACGAGGCAACTGCCAACATTCCTGGGTGGGACATTGACTAG